A window of Pseudomonas mucidolens contains these coding sequences:
- a CDS encoding Lon protease family protein gives MPDPVAASLRLAPEALTRPFSAEQFSFSTTNDLEPFRGVLGQERAVEALQFGVAMPRPGYNVFVMGEPGTGRFSFVKRYLKAEGKRLQTPADWVYVNNFDEPREPRALELPAGGAAAFIADINGLIDNLVATFPAVFEHPTYQQRKSAIDRSFNQRYDRALDVIERLALEKDVALYRDSTNIAFTPMLDGKALDEAEFSQLPEVDRERFHSDISELEERLNEELASLPQWKRESNNQMRQFNEETITLALQPLLAPLSEKYAENAGVCGYLQAMQVYLLKTVVEQLVDDAKTDAQARKLLEEQYCPSLVVGHPSNGGAPVVFEPHPTYDNLFGRIEYSTDQGALYTTYRQLRAGALHRANGGFLILEAEKMLSEPFVWDALKRALQSRKLKMESPLGELGRLATVTLNPQVIPLNVKVIIIGARSLYYTLQDLDPDFQEMFRVLVDFDEDIPMVDESLEQFAQLLKTRTSEEGMAPLTSDAVARLATYSARLAEHQGRLSARIGDLFQLVSEADFIRHLAADEMTDAGHIERALKAKATRTGRVSARILDDMLAGVILIDTAGAAVGKCNGLTVLEVGDSAFGVPARISATVYPGGSGIVDIEREVNLGQPIHSKGVMILTGYLGSRYAQEFPLAISASIALEQSYGYVDGDSASLGEACTLISALSKTPLKQCFAITGSINQFGEVQAVGGVNEKIEGFFRLCEARGLTGEQGAIIPQANVATLMLDEKVLQAVRAGQFHIYAVRQADEALSLLVGEPAGDPDEEGQFPEGTVNARVVERLRAIAEMISEEDLKEAEKELAQQALAEAKPS, from the coding sequence ATGCCTGATCCTGTAGCTGCCAGCTTGCGTCTAGCGCCCGAAGCGCTGACTCGTCCTTTTTCCGCTGAACAGTTCAGCTTCTCGACCACCAATGATTTGGAGCCCTTTCGCGGTGTGCTTGGCCAGGAACGTGCGGTCGAAGCCTTGCAGTTCGGCGTGGCCATGCCACGTCCCGGTTACAACGTATTTGTCATGGGCGAGCCCGGTACGGGCCGCTTTTCGTTCGTCAAACGCTATCTCAAGGCCGAAGGCAAACGCCTGCAGACCCCGGCGGACTGGGTCTATGTGAATAATTTCGACGAACCTCGCGAACCCCGGGCCCTGGAGTTGCCCGCGGGCGGGGCGGCGGCGTTCATCGCCGATATCAACGGGCTGATCGATAACCTGGTGGCGACCTTCCCGGCGGTGTTCGAGCACCCGACCTATCAACAGCGTAAAAGCGCCATCGACCGTTCCTTCAATCAACGTTATGACCGAGCGCTGGACGTGATCGAGCGCCTGGCCTTGGAAAAAGACGTGGCGCTGTACCGCGACAGCACCAATATTGCGTTCACGCCGATGCTCGATGGCAAGGCGCTGGACGAGGCCGAGTTCTCGCAGTTGCCGGAGGTCGATCGCGAGCGTTTCCACAGCGATATTTCGGAGCTTGAAGAGCGCCTCAACGAAGAACTCGCCAGCCTGCCGCAATGGAAGCGCGAGTCCAACAACCAGATGCGCCAATTCAACGAGGAAACCATCACTCTGGCCTTGCAGCCATTGCTGGCGCCGTTGTCGGAGAAGTACGCGGAAAACGCCGGCGTGTGCGGCTACCTGCAAGCGATGCAGGTTTATCTGCTGAAAACCGTGGTCGAACAGTTGGTGGACGATGCAAAAACCGACGCCCAGGCCCGCAAGTTGCTGGAGGAACAGTACTGTCCGAGCCTGGTGGTTGGTCACCCGAGCAATGGCGGCGCGCCGGTGGTGTTCGAACCGCATCCGACCTACGACAATCTGTTCGGGCGTATCGAATACAGCACCGACCAGGGCGCGCTCTACACCACCTACCGGCAGTTGCGCGCGGGTGCGTTGCATCGCGCCAACGGCGGTTTCCTGATTCTGGAAGCCGAAAAAATGCTCAGCGAGCCGTTTGTCTGGGACGCGCTCAAGCGCGCCCTGCAATCGCGCAAGTTGAAGATGGAATCGCCTCTCGGTGAACTGGGTCGTCTGGCCACCGTGACACTCAACCCGCAAGTGATCCCGTTGAACGTCAAGGTCATCATCATCGGTGCCCGTTCGCTGTACTACACGCTGCAAGACCTGGATCCGGACTTTCAGGAAATGTTCCGGGTGCTGGTGGATTTCGATGAAGACATCCCGATGGTCGACGAAAGCCTGGAGCAGTTTGCCCAGTTGCTCAAGACCCGCACTTCGGAAGAGGGCATGGCGCCATTGACGTCGGATGCGGTGGCGCGCCTGGCGACCTACAGCGCACGCCTGGCGGAGCATCAGGGGCGGCTGTCGGCACGTATTGGTGATCTGTTCCAGTTGGTCAGCGAAGCCGATTTCATCCGTCACCTGGCGGCTGATGAGATGACCGACGCCGGGCATATCGAGCGGGCGCTTAAGGCCAAGGCCACACGCACCGGGCGTGTATCGGCACGGATTCTCGACGATATGCTCGCGGGGGTGATCCTGATCGACACCGCGGGCGCGGCGGTGGGCAAGTGCAACGGGCTGACGGTGCTCGAGGTGGGCGACTCGGCCTTTGGCGTTCCGGCGCGGATTTCCGCCACGGTGTATCCGGGTGGCAGCGGCATTGTCGATATCGAGCGCGAAGTTAACCTCGGGCAGCCGATTCACTCCAAAGGCGTGATGATCCTCACCGGTTACCTGGGTAGCCGTTATGCCCAGGAATTCCCTCTGGCGATTTCCGCGAGCATTGCCCTGGAGCAGTCCTACGGCTACGTCGACGGCGACAGTGCATCCCTGGGCGAGGCCTGCACCTTGATTTCGGCGCTGTCGAAGACGCCGCTCAAACAGTGCTTTGCGATCACCGGTTCGATCAACCAGTTCGGTGAAGTGCAAGCGGTGGGCGGGGTCAACGAGAAGATCGAGGGCTTCTTCCGTCTTTGCGAGGCGCGTGGCCTGACCGGTGAGCAGGGGGCGATCATTCCCCAGGCGAACGTTGCGACGCTGATGCTGGATGAGAAGGTCTTGCAGGCGGTTCGGGCCGGACAGTTTCATATCTACGCGGTGCGCCAGGCCGACGAGGCCTTGAGCTTGCTTGTGGGCGAGCCGGCCGGAGACCCAGATGAGGAAGGGCAATTCCCGGAGGGCACCGTCAACGCGCGGGTTGTGGAGCGTTTGCGGGCGATCGCCGAGATGATCAGCGAGGAAGACCTCAAGGAAGCGGAAAAGGAACTGGCGCAGCAGGCATTGGCCGAAGCCAAGCCGAGTTGA
- a CDS encoding TIGR00645 family protein, with protein sequence MERFIENAMYASRWLLAPIYFGLSLGLLALALKFFQEVIHLLPNVFAMAESELILVLLSLIDMALVGGLLVMVMISGYENFVSQLDIDDNKEKLNWLGTMDSSSLKMKVAASIVAISSIHLLRIFMDAKNVDPQHLMWYVIIHMTFVISAFAMGYLDKVTKH encoded by the coding sequence ATGGAACGTTTTATCGAAAATGCAATGTACGCTTCGCGCTGGCTGCTGGCCCCGATCTATTTCGGCCTGTCGCTCGGGCTGCTGGCGCTGGCGCTGAAGTTCTTTCAGGAAGTGATTCACCTGCTGCCCAATGTCTTCGCGATGGCCGAGTCGGAGCTGATTCTAGTGCTGCTGTCGTTGATCGACATGGCCCTGGTCGGCGGTCTGTTGGTGATGGTCATGATTTCCGGCTACGAGAACTTCGTCTCGCAACTGGATATCGATGACAACAAGGAGAAGCTCAATTGGTTGGGCACCATGGACTCTTCGTCGCTGAAGATGAAAGTGGCGGCCTCCATCGTGGCGATTTCTTCCATCCACCTGCTGCGGATCTTCATGGATGCCAAGAACGTCGATCCTCAGCACCTGATGTGGTACGTGATCATTCACATGACGTTCGTGATTTCGGCGTTTGCCATGGGTTATCTGGATAAAGTGACCAAACACTGA
- a CDS encoding FKBP-type peptidyl-prolyl cis-trans isomerase, producing the protein MSEVNLSTDETRVSYGIGRQLGDQLRDNPPPGVSLDAILAGLTDAFAGEPSRVDQEQMAASFKVIRDIMQAEAAAKAEAAAGAGLAFLADNAKREGITTLASGLQFEVLTAGDGAKPTREDQVRTHYHGTLIDGTVFDSSYERGQPAEFPVGGVIAGWTEALQLMNAGSKWRLYVPSELAYGAQGVGSIPPHSVLVFDVELLDVL; encoded by the coding sequence ATGTCCGAAGTCAATCTGTCCACCGACGAAACCCGTGTCAGCTACGGCATTGGCCGCCAGTTGGGTGACCAATTGCGCGACAACCCGCCACCGGGCGTGAGCCTGGACGCAATCCTGGCCGGCCTGACCGACGCCTTCGCCGGCGAGCCAAGCCGTGTGGATCAAGAGCAAATGGCGGCCAGCTTCAAGGTGATCCGCGACATCATGCAAGCCGAAGCCGCTGCCAAGGCTGAAGCTGCCGCAGGCGCTGGCCTGGCTTTCCTGGCTGACAACGCCAAGCGTGAAGGCATCACTACCCTGGCTTCCGGCCTGCAATTCGAAGTGCTGACGGCGGGTGACGGTGCCAAGCCGACCCGTGAAGACCAGGTGCGCACTCACTACCACGGTACATTGATCGATGGGACTGTCTTCGACAGCTCCTACGAGCGTGGCCAACCTGCGGAATTCCCGGTCGGTGGTGTGATTGCTGGTTGGACCGAAGCCCTGCAATTGATGAATGCCGGCAGCAAATGGCGTCTGTACGTGCCGAGCGAACTGGCTTACGGCGCTCAAGGCGTTGGCAGCATCCCGCCGCACAGCGTTCTGGTATTCGACGTCGAGCTGCTCGACGTTCTGTAA
- a CDS encoding zinc ribbon domain-containing protein YjdM: MSTLPPCPKCSSEYTYEDGVQLICPECAHEWSASGEPEAASDEAVKKDSVGNVLQDGDTITVIKDLKVKGTSLVVKVGTKVKNIRLCDGDHDIDCKIDGIGPMKLKSEFVRKV; the protein is encoded by the coding sequence GTGAGCACATTGCCACCCTGCCCGAAATGCAGTTCCGAATACACCTACGAAGATGGCGTCCAACTGATCTGCCCGGAATGCGCCCATGAGTGGTCCGCCAGCGGCGAACCCGAAGCGGCTAGCGATGAAGCCGTGAAGAAAGATTCGGTCGGCAACGTCCTGCAGGACGGCGACACCATCACCGTGATCAAGGACCTCAAGGTCAAGGGCACCTCGCTGGTGGTCAAGGTCGGCACCAAGGTCAAGAATATCCGCCTGTGCGATGGCGACCACGATATCGACTGCAAGATCGATGGTATCGGCCCGATGAAACTCAAGTCCGAGTTCGTCCGCAAAGTCTGA
- a CDS encoding polyprenyl synthetase family protein: MQPQAFYRAVADDFSAVDGIIKKQLTSKVPLVSKIGDYITSAGGKRLRPLLVLLCGKALGREGDDLRLLAATIEFLHTATLLHDDVVDMSGMRRGRETANAMWGNAPSVLVGDFLYSRSFEMMVELGSMPVMKILSQATRIIAEGEVLQLSKVRDASTTEETYMEVIRGKTAMLFEASTHSAAALCGATAEQAEALRTFGDHLGVAFQLVDDLLDYRGDAETLGKNVGDDLAEGKPTLPLIYTMREGTPEQAALVRKAIQKGGIEDLESIRAAVEASGSLDYTAQLARDYVARAIQCLEALPASEYRDALVELSEFAVARTH, encoded by the coding sequence ATGCAACCCCAAGCTTTCTACCGCGCGGTGGCGGACGATTTTAGCGCCGTCGACGGCATCATCAAGAAGCAACTGACTTCTAAAGTGCCGCTGGTCTCCAAAATTGGCGACTATATTACCTCGGCTGGCGGTAAACGCCTGCGTCCTTTATTAGTGTTGTTGTGCGGCAAGGCCCTGGGCCGCGAAGGCGACGACCTGCGCCTGCTGGCCGCCACTATCGAGTTCCTGCATACCGCGACTCTCTTGCATGACGACGTGGTCGACATGTCCGGCATGCGCCGTGGCCGCGAGACCGCCAACGCCATGTGGGGCAACGCACCCAGCGTGCTGGTGGGCGATTTCCTGTACTCGCGCTCGTTCGAAATGATGGTCGAACTGGGCTCGATGCCGGTGATGAAGATTCTTTCCCAGGCCACGCGCATCATCGCCGAAGGCGAAGTCTTGCAACTGTCCAAAGTGCGTGACGCCAGCACGACGGAAGAAACCTACATGGAAGTGATTCGCGGCAAGACCGCAATGCTCTTCGAAGCCTCGACCCACAGCGCCGCCGCCCTGTGCGGTGCGACCGCCGAGCAAGCCGAAGCCCTGCGCACCTTTGGTGACCACTTGGGCGTGGCCTTCCAATTGGTCGACGACCTGCTCGACTACCGCGGCGACGCTGAAACCCTGGGCAAGAACGTCGGTGACGACCTGGCCGAGGGCAAACCCACGCTGCCGTTGATCTACACCATGCGCGAAGGCACGCCGGAACAGGCGGCACTGGTGCGCAAGGCGATCCAGAAAGGTGGTATCGAAGACCTGGAAAGCATCCGCGCCGCCGTCGAGGCGTCGGGGTCGCTCGACTATACCGCGCAACTGGCCCGCGATTATGTGGCGCGCGCAATCCAGTGCCTGGAAGCCCTTCCAGCCAGCGAATACCGCGACGCGCTGGTCGAGCTGAGTGAGTTTGCAGTCGCACGTACTCACTGA
- the rplU gene encoding 50S ribosomal protein L21, which translates to MSYAVIVTGGKQYKVAPGEYLKIEKLEIATGESVTFDRVLLVANGDDVNIGAPVVAGATVVAEVISQGRHDKVRIIKFRRRKHHMKRMGHRQWYTEIKITGIQA; encoded by the coding sequence ATGTCGTACGCAGTAATCGTTACTGGTGGCAAGCAATACAAGGTCGCCCCAGGTGAATACCTGAAGATCGAAAAACTGGAAATCGCTACTGGCGAATCCGTTACTTTTGATCGCGTTCTGTTGGTCGCCAATGGCGATGACGTGAACATCGGCGCTCCAGTTGTTGCTGGCGCTACCGTTGTGGCTGAAGTGATCTCCCAAGGTCGTCACGATAAAGTCCGCATCATCAAGTTCCGTCGTCGTAAGCACCACATGAAGCGTATGGGCCACCGCCAGTGGTACACCGAGATCAAAATCACCGGTATTCAGGCTTAA
- the rpmA gene encoding 50S ribosomal protein L27 has translation MAHKKAGGSTRNGRDSEAKRLGVKMYGGQKIIPGNIIVRQRGTQFHAGYGVGMGKDHTLFAKIEGVIKFEVKGAFNRRYVSVVAA, from the coding sequence ATGGCACACAAAAAAGCTGGTGGTAGTACCCGTAACGGTCGCGACTCAGAAGCCAAACGCCTTGGCGTGAAGATGTATGGCGGCCAGAAAATCATTCCGGGCAACATCATCGTGCGTCAGCGCGGCACCCAATTCCACGCCGGTTACGGTGTTGGCATGGGTAAGGATCACACCCTCTTCGCGAAAATCGAAGGCGTGATCAAGTTTGAAGTAAAGGGCGCGTTCAACCGCCGTTACGTGAGCGTTGTCGCAGCTTAA
- the cgtA gene encoding Obg family GTPase CgtA, which yields MKFVDEVSIRVKAGDGGNGCMSFRREKFIENGGPNGGDGGDGGSIYMMADENLNTLVDYRYTRHFDAERGSNGGSTDCTGKKGEDLVLRVPVGTTIIDSATQEVIGDLTKAGQKLMVVQGGWHGLGNTRFKSSTNRAPRQTTPGKPGEQRDLKLEMKVLADVGLLGLPNAGKSTFIRSVSAAKPKVADYPFTTLVPNLGVVSVDRWKSFVVADIPGLIEGASDGAGLGIRFLKHLSRTRLLLHLVDMAPLDDTSAADAAEVIVSELTKFSPSLAERDRWLVLNKCDQILEEEHEERVKEIVDRLEWTGPVYVISAIAKEGTERLTRDIMRYLEDRADRLAADPVFKAELAELDQRIEDEARAQLQALDDQRALRRSGVKSVHDIGDDDWDEDDVDDEDGPEIIYVRD from the coding sequence ATGAAGTTCGTTGATGAAGTTTCGATCCGAGTAAAAGCTGGCGACGGCGGTAACGGTTGCATGAGTTTCCGTCGCGAGAAGTTCATCGAAAACGGTGGTCCAAACGGCGGTGATGGCGGTGATGGCGGTTCCATCTACATGATGGCCGACGAAAACCTCAACACCCTGGTCGACTATCGTTACACCCGGCACTTCGATGCTGAGCGTGGCTCCAATGGTGGCAGCACCGACTGCACCGGTAAAAAGGGTGAAGATCTGGTATTGCGTGTACCGGTCGGCACCACGATCATCGATTCTGCGACCCAGGAAGTCATTGGCGACCTGACCAAGGCCGGCCAAAAGCTGATGGTGGTGCAAGGTGGCTGGCACGGTCTGGGTAACACCCGATTCAAGTCCAGTACCAACCGTGCGCCGCGCCAGACTACCCCTGGTAAGCCGGGCGAGCAGCGTGACCTCAAGCTGGAAATGAAAGTGCTGGCGGATGTCGGTCTGCTGGGTTTGCCGAATGCTGGCAAAAGTACCTTCATCCGCTCGGTATCGGCGGCCAAGCCAAAAGTGGCCGACTATCCGTTCACGACGCTGGTGCCGAACCTGGGCGTGGTCAGTGTCGATCGCTGGAAGAGCTTTGTTGTGGCCGATATCCCGGGCCTGATCGAAGGGGCTTCCGACGGTGCCGGCCTGGGGATTCGCTTCCTCAAGCACTTGTCCCGTACGCGCTTGTTGCTGCACCTCGTCGACATGGCGCCGCTGGATGACACCAGCGCTGCGGATGCCGCCGAAGTGATCGTCAGCGAGCTGACCAAGTTCAGTCCGTCCCTGGCTGAGCGTGATCGCTGGCTGGTGCTGAACAAGTGCGATCAGATTCTTGAAGAAGAGCACGAAGAGCGGGTCAAGGAAATCGTTGATCGCCTGGAGTGGACGGGGCCGGTCTACGTGATCTCGGCGATCGCCAAGGAAGGTACCGAGCGCCTGACCCGCGACATCATGCGTTATCTGGAAGACCGTGCCGACCGTTTGGCCGCCGATCCGGTGTTCAAGGCCGAGCTCGCCGAACTCGATCAGCGCATCGAAGACGAGGCGCGTGCTCAGTTGCAGGCTCTGGATGACCAGCGTGCCCTGCGCCGCAGCGGCGTGAAGTCGGTCCATGATATTGGCGACGACGACTGGGACGAAGATGATGTGGATGATGAAGACGGTCCGGAAATCATTTACGTGCGCGACTGA
- the proB gene encoding glutamate 5-kinase, which yields MRSKVTGAQRWVVKIGSALLTADGKGLDRAAMSVWVEQMVALHEAGVELVLVSSGAVAAGMSRLGWTARPSAMHELQAAAAIGQMGLVQAWESSFAEHGRHTAQILLTHDDLSDRKRYLNARSTLRALVDLKVIPVINENDTVVTDEIRFGDNDTLAALVANLVEADLLVILTDRDGMFDADPRNNPDAQLIYEARADDPTLDAVAGSVGGALGRGGMQTKLRAARLAARSGAHTIIVGGRLERVLDRLKAGERIGTLLSPERGMLAARKQWLAGHLQTRGTLVLDAGAVAALSQGNKSLLPVGVKLVQGSFRRGEMVVCVAPDGREIARGLANYSALEAQKIIGQSSESIVGLLGYMAEPELVHRDNLILV from the coding sequence ATGCGGAGCAAGGTGACGGGTGCGCAACGCTGGGTCGTGAAGATCGGCAGTGCGCTGCTGACGGCGGATGGCAAGGGGCTGGATCGAGCGGCCATGAGCGTCTGGGTGGAGCAGATGGTGGCTTTGCATGAGGCGGGTGTCGAGCTGGTGCTGGTGTCGTCCGGGGCGGTTGCCGCCGGGATGAGCCGCCTCGGCTGGACCGCGCGACCCAGCGCGATGCACGAGCTGCAGGCGGCGGCTGCGATTGGCCAGATGGGCCTGGTACAGGCTTGGGAGTCCAGTTTTGCCGAACATGGTCGGCATACAGCGCAGATTCTGCTGACTCATGATGACCTGTCCGACCGCAAGCGCTATCTCAATGCCCGCAGCACCCTGCGCGCACTGGTCGACCTCAAGGTGATCCCGGTGATCAACGAGAACGACACGGTGGTGACCGACGAAATCCGTTTCGGCGATAACGACACCCTGGCGGCGCTGGTGGCCAACCTGGTGGAGGCCGATTTGCTGGTGATCCTTACGGATCGCGACGGCATGTTCGATGCCGATCCGCGCAATAACCCCGATGCCCAGTTGATTTACGAAGCGCGCGCCGATGATCCGACGCTCGATGCGGTGGCGGGCAGTGTCGGTGGTGCCCTGGGGCGAGGAGGCATGCAGACCAAGCTGCGTGCGGCGCGCCTGGCTGCGCGTTCCGGTGCCCACACCATCATCGTCGGCGGGCGCCTGGAGCGTGTGCTGGATCGCCTCAAGGCGGGTGAGCGCATCGGCACGCTGCTGTCCCCGGAGCGCGGGATGCTGGCGGCGCGCAAGCAATGGCTGGCCGGGCATCTGCAAACCCGTGGCACCTTGGTGCTGGATGCGGGTGCTGTCGCGGCGCTGTCCCAGGGCAACAAAAGCCTGCTGCCGGTGGGTGTCAAATTGGTCCAGGGCAGTTTCCGGCGTGGTGAGATGGTGGTGTGCGTGGCGCCGGACGGTCGTGAGATCGCCCGTGGCCTGGCTAACTACAGTGCGCTTGAGGCGCAGAAAATCATTGGGCAGTCGTCTGAGTCGATTGTCGGTCTGTTGGGTTATATGGCGGAGCCGGAACTGGTTCATCGCGACAATCTGATTTTGGTGTAA
- a CDS encoding CreA family protein, producing MRVMKGLFGLLLAMPLLASAEEVGQVSTVFKFVGPNDRIVVEAFDDPKVDGVTCYLSRAKTGGVKGGLGLAEDRAEASIACRQVGPIRFKGELKDGDEVFKERTSLVFKTMQVVRFLDKKRNTLVYLVYSDRLIEGSPQNAVTAIPILPWPTAQ from the coding sequence ATGCGCGTAATGAAGGGATTGTTCGGGTTGCTGCTGGCAATGCCGTTGTTGGCCTCGGCCGAAGAGGTGGGTCAGGTGTCTACCGTGTTCAAGTTCGTCGGGCCGAATGACCGGATCGTAGTCGAGGCGTTTGATGATCCCAAGGTCGACGGCGTGACCTGCTATTTGTCGCGTGCCAAGACCGGCGGGGTGAAGGGCGGTCTGGGCTTGGCGGAGGATCGCGCCGAGGCGTCGATTGCCTGCCGTCAGGTGGGGCCGATTCGCTTCAAGGGTGAATTGAAGGATGGCGACGAGGTGTTCAAGGAGCGCACGTCGCTGGTGTTCAAGACCATGCAGGTGGTGCGTTTCCTTGATAAGAAGCGCAATACCCTGGTGTATCTGGTCTACAGCGATCGCCTGATCGAAGGCAGTCCGCAGAATGCGGTGACGGCAATCCCGATCCTGCCGTGGCCGACTGCGCAATAA
- the rpsT gene encoding 30S ribosomal protein S20 has product MANTPSAKKRAKQAEKRRSHNASLRSMVRTYIKNVVKAIDAKDAEKAQAAYVLAVPVIDRMADKGIIHKNKAARHKGRLNGHIKALNLAAAA; this is encoded by the coding sequence GTGGCCAACACACCTTCCGCCAAAAAACGTGCAAAACAGGCTGAGAAGCGTCGCAGCCACAACGCCAGCCTGCGTTCCATGGTTCGTACCTACATCAAGAATGTAGTTAAAGCCATTGACGCAAAAGACGCTGAAAAAGCTCAAGCTGCTTACGTTCTGGCCGTGCCAGTTATCGACCGTATGGCCGATAAAGGCATCATCCACAAGAACAAGGCTGCTCGCCATAAAGGTCGCCTGAATGGCCACATCAAGGCTCTGAACCTTGCTGCTGCAGCCTAA
- the murJ gene encoding murein biosynthesis integral membrane protein MurJ — protein sequence MNLLKSLAAVSSITMISRVLGFVRDTLIARIFGASMATDAFFIAFKLPNLLRRIFAEGAFSQAFVPILAEYKTQQGEEATRTFIAYVSGLLTLVLMLVTIAGMLAAPWIIWATAPGFANTPEKFALTTDLLRVTFPYILLISLSSLAGAILNTWNRFSVPAFVPTLLNVSMIIFALFLTPYFDPPVMALGWAVLAGGLAQLLYQLPHLKKIGMLVLPRLNLKDTGVWRVMKNMLPAILGVSVSQISLIINTAFASLLVSGSVSWMYYADRLMELPSGVLGVALGTILLPTLARTYSNKNRHEYSRILDWGLRLCFVLVLPCSLALGILAEPLTVSLFQYGQFSAFDASMTQRALIAYSVGLLGIIVIKVLAPGFYAQQNIRTPVKIAIFTLVVTQVFNLIFIGPLAHAGLALAISVGACINAGLLFYQLRKQQMFQPQPGWGMFALKLLVAVAVMSAVLLGLMQLMPAWDQGHMLERFSRLGLLVVAGVVAYFGMLFLMGFRLRDFNRKALN from the coding sequence ATGAATCTGCTCAAGTCGTTGGCCGCCGTCAGCTCTATCACGATGATTTCCCGGGTTCTGGGGTTTGTGCGTGACACCCTAATCGCGCGTATTTTTGGCGCGAGCATGGCCACGGATGCTTTCTTTATTGCCTTCAAGCTGCCCAATCTGCTGCGGCGGATCTTCGCCGAGGGCGCTTTTTCCCAAGCGTTCGTGCCGATCCTCGCGGAATACAAGACCCAGCAAGGCGAGGAGGCGACCCGCACCTTTATTGCCTATGTGTCGGGCCTGCTGACCCTGGTGCTGATGCTGGTGACCATCGCCGGCATGCTTGCCGCGCCCTGGATCATCTGGGCCACGGCCCCAGGGTTTGCCAATACACCGGAAAAATTTGCCCTGACCACTGATCTGTTGCGGGTGACCTTTCCTTATATATTGCTGATTTCCCTGTCGTCGCTGGCGGGGGCGATCCTCAATACCTGGAATCGTTTCTCGGTGCCCGCGTTCGTGCCGACCTTGCTCAACGTCAGCATGATCATCTTTGCCTTGTTCCTGACGCCGTATTTCGATCCACCGGTCATGGCGTTGGGTTGGGCTGTTCTGGCGGGTGGCCTGGCGCAACTGCTGTACCAACTGCCGCACCTGAAGAAGATCGGCATGTTGGTGTTGCCGCGCCTGAACCTCAAGGACACCGGGGTCTGGCGCGTGATGAAAAATATGTTGCCGGCGATTCTCGGGGTTTCGGTCAGCCAGATCTCGTTGATCATCAACACAGCCTTTGCCTCATTGCTGGTTTCGGGCTCGGTGTCGTGGATGTATTACGCCGACCGCCTGATGGAGTTGCCATCCGGCGTGCTGGGTGTGGCTTTGGGCACTATCTTGCTGCCGACCTTGGCGCGGACTTACTCCAACAAGAACCGTCATGAATATTCGCGGATTCTCGACTGGGGCCTGCGCCTGTGCTTTGTGCTGGTGCTGCCGTGCTCCCTGGCCTTGGGGATTCTGGCCGAGCCGCTGACGGTATCCTTGTTCCAGTACGGTCAGTTCAGCGCGTTCGACGCCTCAATGACCCAGCGTGCGTTGATCGCCTATTCAGTGGGGCTGCTGGGGATTATCGTGATCAAGGTCCTGGCGCCGGGCTTCTACGCCCAGCAAAACATTCGGACTCCGGTAAAAATTGCGATCTTCACCCTGGTGGTCACGCAGGTGTTCAACCTGATCTTCATCGGGCCGCTGGCGCATGCCGGCCTGGCCCTGGCCATTAGTGTCGGCGCGTGTATCAACGCCGGCCTGCTGTTTTATCAGTTGCGCAAACAGCAAATGTTTCAGCCGCAGCCTGGATGGGGGATGTTTGCCCTTAAGTTGCTGGTGGCCGTGGCGGTGATGTCGGCGGTATTGCTGGGGCTGATGCAACTGATGCCCGCCTGGGACCAAGGCCACATGCTGGAGCGTTTCTCGCGTTTGGGGCTGTTGGTGGTGGCGGGTGTCGTGGCGTACTTTGGCATGCTGTTCTTGATGGGGTTCCGCCTGCGGGACTTCAATCGCAAGGCGCTGAATTGA